In Apilactobacillus bombintestini, one genomic interval encodes:
- a CDS encoding PBP1A family penicillin-binding protein, which translates to MSQNNPNQDSRVQRNQKKYKSRSAAKIIKNVILGGFGLISLFIILGAIVFSIYASNAPEISYQSLASDNSTKIYDNSNHVISRLGIQDRDYVKSNDIPNQLKAAVVSIEDRRFYKHHGVDPIRIMGASLSNVTSGSLNLQGGSTLTQQLVKLSVFSTAASDRTMKRKAQEAWLALKVERTYSKQQILEFYINKVYMGNNVYGMQTASEYYFGKPLNEISLAQTAMLAGMPQSPSYYNPYVYPKFAKQRRDEVLRSMVKAGVISQSQANDAINTSITTGLKKSHKDNSLNSVKEKYVDSYLKQVIQELKSKGYNTQSGLKVYTNLDLSAQKKLYSLANNDPSVGFPNSSMQVGATLVDPKTGAVNAMIGSRKTDVQFGLNRAVQTDRSSGSTSKPLMDYGPAIEYLNYPTYQQVHDTPYTYAGTNVSLRDFDNRYQGTISMHKALVESRNIPAIRTLQNVGINQATNFLSSLGMNFSNQLSLQNGIGLYISTEQEAAAYSAFANQGVYHKPYLISRIDTPDGVSHDFSSDGQRAMSPATAFMMTSMLKGVVDMPDGSGTAAHIPGLPQAGKTGTTQYPDGVYKGYLPAYAAMDSWFTGYTPNYSLSVWTGYDHPYETGNYITAQQTEIAQRIYKYEMQYLSQNVSHDDWTKPSNVTMVKANGLNEYYKDGHSDIQPDKTTGFKGASLSSILNNNNNQKKTDTNNNKENQDKDSKKDKDDASKSSSGSGNNPDDKSSSQSSSSSQSSSSSSSQQSSSSSSH; encoded by the coding sequence ATGTCTCAGAATAATCCAAATCAGGACAGTCGTGTCCAAAGAAATCAGAAAAAGTATAAGTCAAGAAGCGCAGCTAAGATTATTAAAAATGTAATCTTGGGTGGCTTTGGACTTATTTCATTATTTATAATTTTGGGAGCAATAGTATTTAGTATATATGCTTCTAACGCTCCTGAAATTTCATATCAATCTTTAGCAAGTGATAACTCTACTAAGATTTATGATAATTCTAATCACGTTATTTCACGTTTAGGAATTCAAGATCGTGATTATGTGAAATCTAATGATATTCCCAACCAGTTAAAGGCAGCGGTTGTATCAATTGAAGATCGTAGATTTTACAAACATCATGGTGTTGATCCAATTAGAATTATGGGTGCTTCCCTTTCTAACGTAACTTCAGGTTCATTGAACTTACAAGGTGGTTCTACACTAACTCAACAATTAGTTAAGTTGTCAGTATTCTCTACTGCAGCTTCTGATAGAACTATGAAACGTAAAGCTCAAGAAGCTTGGTTAGCTTTAAAGGTTGAAAGAACCTATTCTAAGCAACAAATCCTAGAATTCTATATAAATAAGGTTTACATGGGTAACAATGTATATGGGATGCAAACAGCTTCCGAATACTACTTTGGAAAACCATTAAATGAAATTTCATTGGCACAAACAGCTATGCTAGCCGGTATGCCACAATCACCAAGTTACTATAATCCATATGTATATCCTAAGTTTGCTAAGCAACGTCGTGATGAAGTATTAAGATCAATGGTTAAGGCAGGAGTTATTTCACAAAGTCAAGCCAATGATGCAATTAATACAAGCATTACTACTGGATTAAAGAAGAGTCATAAGGATAACAGTTTAAATTCTGTAAAAGAAAAATATGTAGATTCTTATCTAAAACAAGTTATTCAAGAATTGAAATCTAAGGGTTACAACACTCAATCTGGTCTAAAGGTATACACTAACTTAGATTTATCTGCTCAAAAGAAATTATACAGTCTAGCTAACAACGACCCTTCTGTTGGATTCCCAAACAGCAGTATGCAAGTTGGTGCTACATTAGTTGATCCAAAGACTGGTGCTGTTAATGCTATGATTGGTAGCCGTAAAACCGATGTTCAATTTGGTTTAAACCGTGCGGTTCAAACTGATAGATCAAGTGGTTCTACTTCTAAGCCATTAATGGATTATGGTCCAGCTATTGAATATCTAAACTACCCTACTTATCAACAAGTTCACGATACTCCATATACTTATGCCGGAACTAACGTATCATTAAGAGATTTCGATAACCGTTATCAAGGAACTATTTCAATGCATAAAGCATTAGTTGAATCTAGAAATATTCCAGCTATCAGAACTCTTCAAAATGTTGGAATTAATCAAGCTACAAACTTCTTAAGTTCATTAGGTATGAACTTTAGTAATCAATTATCATTGCAAAATGGTATTGGTTTATACATTTCTACTGAACAAGAAGCAGCTGCATATTCAGCATTTGCTAACCAAGGTGTTTACCATAAACCATACTTAATTAGCAGAATTGATACTCCAGATGGCGTATCTCATGATTTCTCATCTGATGGTCAAAGAGCTATGAGCCCTGCTACAGCATTCATGATGACATCAATGCTAAAAGGTGTTGTAGACATGCCAGATGGTTCTGGTACTGCTGCTCATATACCTGGCCTTCCTCAAGCTGGTAAGACAGGTACTACTCAATATCCTGACGGTGTATATAAAGGTTACTTACCTGCTTATGCCGCAATGGATTCATGGTTTACTGGATATACTCCAAATTATTCACTATCTGTTTGGACTGGTTATGATCACCCATATGAAACTGGAAATTATATCACTGCTCAACAAACAGAAATTGCCCAACGAATATACAAGTATGAAATGCAATATCTATCACAAAATGTATCTCATGATGATTGGACAAAACCAAGTAATGTAACTATGGTTAAGGCTAATGGATTGAATGAATACTACAAGGATGGTCATTCAGATATTCAACCTGATAAAACCACTGGCTTCAAAGGTGCTTCATTAAGCAGCATATTGAATAATAACAATAACCAAAAGAAGACAGACACTAACAATAATAAAGAAAATCAAGACAAGGATTCAAAGAAAGATAAAGACGATGCTAGCAAGTCATCATCTGGATCTGGAAACAACCCAGATGATAAAAGCAGTTCACAAAGCAGTAGCTCTAGTCAAAGTAGTTCTAGCAGCAGTAGTCAACAATCTTCATCATCATCCAGTCACTGA
- the recU gene encoding Holliday junction resolvase RecU, translating to MAIRYPNGKRFNGNTRHTNQPSKNKYIKPVLHGGRGMTLEDELNESNEYYLSQGTAVIHKKPTPIQIVKVDYPRRSAAVIKEAYFRRASTTDYNGVYKGKYIDFDAKETKNKTSFPLANFHKHQVEHMRVCEKNGGICFAMIKFVSTDELFLLKASDLFYYWDNQFKGGRKSIKKDIIEKLGYKIDYSLNPLIPYLDAVDKLI from the coding sequence ATGGCTATTCGTTATCCAAATGGGAAACGGTTTAACGGAAACACTAGACACACTAATCAACCTTCTAAAAACAAATACATAAAGCCAGTATTACATGGTGGACGTGGAATGACTTTAGAAGATGAGTTAAATGAAAGTAACGAGTACTATTTAAGTCAAGGTACGGCAGTGATTCATAAGAAACCTACTCCAATACAGATAGTAAAAGTAGATTATCCTAGAAGAAGCGCTGCCGTTATAAAAGAAGCTTATTTTAGACGAGCTTCCACTACAGACTATAATGGTGTCTACAAAGGAAAATACATTGATTTTGATGCCAAAGAAACCAAAAATAAAACTTCCTTTCCATTAGCTAACTTTCATAAGCATCAGGTTGAGCATATGCGTGTTTGTGAGAAAAATGGTGGCATATGTTTCGCTATGATAAAATTCGTATCTACCGATGAATTGTTCCTATTAAAGGCTTCTGATTTATTTTACTATTGGGATAATCAATTTAAAGGTGGCAGAAAGTCTATAAAAAAGGATATAATTGAGAAACTTGGATACAAAATTGATTATTCATTAAATCCACTTATACCTTATTTAGATGCTGTGGATAAATTAATTTAG
- a CDS encoding DUF1273 domain-containing protein translates to MSRLWVTGYRSYELGIFKKDDPKEIVIKNVIKTNLEQSIIDGCDWIITGGQLGVEQWTIDVANSLKEDFPDEFQTSMMLPFKEFGNQWNEDNQLNLSKRKSSVDFTASVSNEPYKSPMQLRAYQEFMLTHTDKALLIYDADNPGKTKYDYERIKLYAENHDYEYRLIDFDELQEAANEYQNNLDNFQE, encoded by the coding sequence ATGTCCAGACTTTGGGTGACTGGTTATAGAAGTTATGAGTTAGGTATTTTTAAAAAAGATGATCCCAAAGAAATCGTGATAAAGAATGTAATTAAAACTAACTTAGAACAATCTATTATCGATGGTTGTGACTGGATTATAACTGGTGGTCAATTGGGAGTGGAACAATGGACCATTGATGTAGCAAACAGTTTAAAAGAAGATTTTCCTGATGAATTTCAAACATCTATGATGCTTCCTTTTAAAGAATTTGGTAATCAATGGAATGAAGATAATCAATTGAATCTGTCAAAAAGAAAATCTTCCGTAGATTTTACTGCTAGTGTATCTAATGAACCTTATAAATCTCCAATGCAGTTAAGGGCATATCAAGAATTTATGTTAACCCATACTGATAAGGCTTTATTAATATATGATGCTGATAATCCTGGAAAAACCAAGTATGATTATGAAAGAATTAAGCTATACGCAGAAAATCATGACTATGAATATAGGTTAATTGATTTTGATGAATTACAAGAAGCAGCTAACGAATATCAAAATAATTTAGATAATTTTCAAGAATGA
- the gpsB gene encoding cell division regulator GpsB: MNNIQFTPKDILEKAFTQKMRGYDPSEVDTFLDGIIKDYQEFEDNISRLSNENSQLKMEIKRLKSQGVQPSSDEPSIRPSGYFNDDNTESSNHESFSGNSSNNDVENELLKRVSNLEQRVFGTTEGPSSVDRY; this comes from the coding sequence ATGAACAATATTCAATTTACCCCTAAAGACATCTTAGAAAAAGCATTTACGCAAAAGATGAGAGGGTACGATCCAAGTGAAGTTGATACTTTCTTGGATGGAATTATTAAAGACTATCAAGAATTTGAAGATAACATTAGTAGATTATCTAATGAAAACAGTCAATTAAAGATGGAAATTAAGAGACTAAAGAGCCAAGGCGTTCAACCTAGTTCTGATGAACCATCTATTCGTCCATCCGGATATTTCAACGATGATAATACTGAGTCCTCAAATCACGAATCTTTTAGTGGTAACTCTTCCAACAATGATGTTGAAAATGAACTACTAAAACGAGTTTCCAATTTGGAACAACGTGTATTTGGTACTACTGAGGGTCCAAGCAGCGTTGATAGATATTAA
- a CDS encoding THUMP domain-containing class I SAM-dependent RNA methyltransferase, with protein sequence MKKFKLMATCAAGIEALVGKELRDLGYEVQVQNGRVIFYGTIKDIINTNLWLRTADRVEIIVGEFTAKTFEELFQNVKSLPWDELLPMDAQFPMKGRSHNSVLHSVPDVQAIAKKAVVNKLNETYHRRTRLPETGQLYQLETRINKNKVMVTLDTTGESLFKRGYRVAKGPAPIKENMAAALILLTNWYPDMPFLDPMCGSGTIPIEAALIARNIAPGFNRDFACEKWDWLDKKISEEVRNEADEKADYDKEVDIMASDVDGNMIDIAKVNAQEVGLLHDIKFKQLSVLDFKTDKINGVVVSNPPYGERLDDKATVRKLYKGLGKVFKPMTSWSKYFLTSDLEFEKFYGQSATKTRKLYNGYLRTDYFQFWGRKIRK encoded by the coding sequence ATGAAAAAATTTAAATTAATGGCAACTTGTGCTGCTGGTATAGAAGCACTTGTCGGAAAAGAATTAAGAGATTTAGGCTATGAAGTACAGGTTCAAAACGGACGTGTTATCTTCTATGGAACTATAAAAGATATTATTAATACTAATTTATGGTTACGTACCGCCGATAGAGTTGAAATAATTGTAGGTGAATTCACTGCAAAAACATTTGAAGAATTATTCCAAAATGTAAAAAGTTTGCCTTGGGACGAATTACTTCCTATGGATGCACAATTTCCTATGAAAGGTAGATCTCATAATTCTGTCTTACACAGTGTTCCTGATGTTCAAGCTATTGCTAAAAAAGCGGTAGTAAATAAACTAAATGAAACTTACCACAGAAGAACCCGTCTACCTGAAACCGGACAACTATATCAATTAGAAACTAGAATAAACAAAAATAAAGTTATGGTTACACTAGATACTACTGGTGAAAGTTTATTTAAACGTGGTTATCGTGTAGCTAAAGGTCCTGCTCCTATTAAGGAAAATATGGCTGCTGCATTAATTTTATTAACTAATTGGTATCCTGATATGCCATTTCTAGATCCTATGTGTGGTTCAGGAACTATTCCAATTGAAGCTGCATTAATTGCTAGAAATATTGCTCCTGGTTTCAATCGTGACTTTGCATGTGAAAAATGGGACTGGTTAGATAAGAAGATTTCTGAAGAAGTAAGAAATGAAGCTGATGAAAAGGCTGATTATGATAAAGAAGTAGACATTATGGCTTCTGATGTTGATGGTAATATGATTGATATTGCTAAAGTTAATGCTCAAGAAGTAGGCCTACTACATGATATTAAATTCAAGCAATTATCAGTTCTAGACTTTAAGACTGATAAAATTAACGGAGTTGTAGTTTCTAATCCTCCTTATGGTGAACGTTTGGATGATAAGGCAACCGTTAGAAAATTATACAAGGGCCTAGGTAAAGTATTTAAACCTATGACTAGTTGGTCAAAGTACTTTTTAACTAGTGACTTAGAGTTTGAAAAATTCTATGGTCAATCAGCAACTAAAACCAGAAAATTATATAACGGTTATTTAAGAACCGATTACTTCCAATTCTGGGGAAGAAAGATTAGAAAATAA